The following coding sequences are from one Terriglobales bacterium window:
- a CDS encoding DinB family protein, whose protein sequence is MLSQLTAIRLRDQLASIDGLVANKTAEEWDREPASGKWSARENLAHLGRYHEVFLERLGKILREDRPQFGRYRAEDDEQWPSWSSLPVDLLLARIRQLRREVLSKVGSLSDAHLARTGIHPVLGEMDVSLWLEFFLLHEAHHLYAILFRLREGQ, encoded by the coding sequence ATGCTCAGCCAACTTACGGCAATACGTCTGCGTGACCAGCTTGCCTCTATTGACGGCTTGGTTGCGAACAAGACAGCTGAAGAATGGGATCGCGAGCCCGCTTCAGGGAAATGGTCGGCGCGGGAGAACCTCGCGCACCTTGGCCGCTACCACGAAGTGTTTCTGGAACGCCTGGGCAAAATTCTGCGCGAAGACCGGCCGCAGTTCGGGCGCTATCGCGCAGAGGATGACGAGCAATGGCCATCATGGTCGTCTCTACCAGTAGACCTTCTACTCGCTCGAATTCGACAACTGCGGAGAGAAGTGTTGAGCAAAGTAGGATCTCTCTCAGATGCGCACCTTGCGAGAACTGGAATTCATCCCGTTTTGGGCGAGATGGATGTTTCCCTGTGGTTGGAGTTCTTCTTGCTCCATGAAGCCCACCATCTCTACGCGATCCTGTTTCGGTTACGGGAGGGTCAGTGA